A single genomic interval of Megalobrama amblycephala isolate DHTTF-2021 linkage group LG17, ASM1881202v1, whole genome shotgun sequence harbors:
- the puf60a gene encoding poly(U)-binding-splicing factor PUF60a isoform X2, producing MAVAVSAGGEALMMENGQSTASKLGLPPLTPEQQEALQKAKKYAMEQSIKSVLVKQTLAHQQQQLSNLQLPNSLQMASLTMGFGDPLSPLQSVAAQRQRALAIMCRVYVGSIYYELGEDTIRQAFAPFGPIKSIDMSWDSVTLKHKGFAFVEYEVPEAAQLALEQMNSVMLGGRNIKVGRPSNIGQAQPIIDQLAEEARAFNRIYVASVHPDLSDDDIKSVFEAFGRIKSCTLARDPTTGKHKGYGFIEYDKAQSAQDAVSSMNLFDLGGQYLRVGKAVTPPMPLLTPATPGGLPPAAAVAAAAATAKITAQMAWNLSQPENRTEDFLNCLHLLVERFFSSSGLIDRLNQLSSEHEAVAGASILGAMTGGSGLNLPQLPQAVMAAQAPGVITGVTPARPTLPVVPQVGLVNPVLASPPSLSAAVAAAQEAKKEKEEEEAAQDGTGQEMLSEQEHMSISGSSARHMVMQKLLRKQESTVMVLRNMVGPEDIDDDLEGEVTEECGKFGAVNRVIIYQEKQGEEEDAEVIVKIFVEFSAASEMNKAIQALNNRWFGGRKVIAEVYDQERFDNSDLSA from the exons ATGGCGGTGGCTGTTTCAGCg GGAGGCGAGGCTCTGATGATGGAGAATGGACAGAGCACGGCCTCGAAGCTCGGCCTGCCGCCCCTCACCCCCGAACAGCAGGAGGCGCTGCAGAAG GCAAAGAAGTATGCCATGGAACAAAGCATCAAGAGTGTCCTGGTCAAACAGACCCTCGCCCATCAGCAGCAACAGCTCAGCAACCTACAG CTCCCTAATTCCCTTCAGATGGCCTCATTAACGATGGGCTTTGGAGATCCCCTCTCACCACTACAGTCT GTTGCAGCACAGAGGCAACGGGCATTAGCCATAATGTGCCGTGTTTATGTTGGGTCCATCTACTACGAGCTAGGAGAAGACACCATCAGACAGGCCTTTGCTCCTTTCGGTCCCATTAAGAGCATTGACATGTCCTGGGACTCTGTTACATTAAAACACAAG GGTTTTGCATTTGTAGAGTATGAAGTACCAGAAGCAGCACAGCTCGCTTTAGAACAGATGAACTCCGTTATGCTGGGTGGTAGAAACATTAAA GTGGGACGGCCGAGCAACATTGGTCAGGCTCAACCGATCATAGACCAGCTAGCCGAAGAAGCGCGCGCCTTCAACCGGATTTACGTGGCGTCTGTGCATCCCGATTTGTCAGACGACGACATCAAGAGCGTGTTTGAGGCCTTCGGGAGAATCAAGTCTTGCACCCTGGCGCGGGACCCCACGACGGGAAAGCACAAAGGCTATGGCTTCATAG AATATGATAAGGCCCAGTCTGCGCAGGACGCCGTTTCCTCCATGAACCTTTTCGACTTGGGCGGGCAGTACCTGCGAGTGGGCAAAGCCGTCACGCCACCCATGCCCCTTCTGACCCCAGCGACGCCGGGCGGACTGCCTCCTGCTGCTGCCGTAGCCGCTGCAGCCGCCACTGCCAAAATCACAGCACAG ATGGCATGGAATCTGTCCCAGCCGGAGAATCGGACAGAAGACTTCCTCAACTGTCTG CATCTGTTGGTGGAGCGATTTTTCTCCTCATCTGGCCTTATTGACAGACTGAACCAACTTTCATCCGAACAT GAAGCGGTAGCGGGAGCGTCTATTCTGGGAGCGATGACCGGCGGGTCGGGCCTGAACCTGCCCCAGCTTCCACAGGCCGTCATGGCTGCTCAGGCCCCAGGGGTCATTACAG GGGTGACGCCAGCCCGGCCCACGCTGCCTGTTGTGCCTCAGGTGGGCCTTGTGAACCCGGTGTTGGCCTCTCCGCCGTCACTGTCGGCAGCTGTGGCTGCAGCCCAAGAGGCAAAGAAGgaaaaagaagaggaggaagcCGCTCAAGACGGCACGGGCCAGGAGATGCTCAGTGAACAGGAGCACATGAGCATCTCGGGCAGCAGCGCCAGgcatatggtcatgcagaaacTGCTGAGAAAACAAGAG TCTACGGTTATGGTGCTCAGGAACATGGTTGGACCTGAAGACATCGATGATGATCTGGAAGGAGAAGTAACGGAGGAATGTGGGAAGTTCGGAGCCGTTAATAGAGTGATCATTTACCAGGAGAAGCAGGGTGAGGAGGAGGATGCCGAAGTCATTGTGAAGATCTTTGTAGAGTTTTCAGCAGCATCAGAAATGAACAAGGCCATTCAGGCGCTCAACAACCGCTGGTTCGGAGGTCGCAAGGTCATCGCTGAGGTGTACGATCAGGAACGGTTTGACAACAGTGACCTCTCCGCATAG
- the puf60a gene encoding poly(U)-binding-splicing factor PUF60a isoform X7, which translates to MAVAVSAGGEALMMENGQSTASKLGLPPLTPEQQEALQKAKKYAMEQSIKSVLVKQTLAHQQQQLSNLQLPNSLQMASLTMGFGDPLSPLQSVAAQRQRALAIMCRVYVGSIYYELGEDTIRQAFAPFGPIKSIDMSWDSVTLKHKGFAFVEYEVPEAAQLALEQMNSVMLGGRNIKVGRPSNIGQAQPIIDQLAEEARAFNRIYVASVHPDLSDDDIKSVFEAFGRIKSCTLARDPTTGKHKGYGFIEYDKAQSAQDAVSSMNLFDLGGQYLRVGKAVTPPMPLLTPATPGGLPPAAAVAAAAATAKITAQEAVAGASILGAMTGGSGLNLPQLPQAVMAAQAPGVITGVTPARPTLPVVPQVGLVNPVLASPPSLSAAVAAAQEAKKEKEEEEAAQDGTGQEMLSEQEHMSISGSSARHMVMQKLLRKQESTVMVLRNMVGPEDIDDDLEGEVTEECGKFGAVNRVIIYQEKQGEEEDAEVIVKIFVEFSAASEMNKAIQALNNRWFGGRKVIAEVYDQERFDNSDLSA; encoded by the exons ATGGCGGTGGCTGTTTCAGCg GGAGGCGAGGCTCTGATGATGGAGAATGGACAGAGCACGGCCTCGAAGCTCGGCCTGCCGCCCCTCACCCCCGAACAGCAGGAGGCGCTGCAGAAG GCAAAGAAGTATGCCATGGAACAAAGCATCAAGAGTGTCCTGGTCAAACAGACCCTCGCCCATCAGCAGCAACAGCTCAGCAACCTACAG CTCCCTAATTCCCTTCAGATGGCCTCATTAACGATGGGCTTTGGAGATCCCCTCTCACCACTACAGTCT GTTGCAGCACAGAGGCAACGGGCATTAGCCATAATGTGCCGTGTTTATGTTGGGTCCATCTACTACGAGCTAGGAGAAGACACCATCAGACAGGCCTTTGCTCCTTTCGGTCCCATTAAGAGCATTGACATGTCCTGGGACTCTGTTACATTAAAACACAAG GGTTTTGCATTTGTAGAGTATGAAGTACCAGAAGCAGCACAGCTCGCTTTAGAACAGATGAACTCCGTTATGCTGGGTGGTAGAAACATTAAA GTGGGACGGCCGAGCAACATTGGTCAGGCTCAACCGATCATAGACCAGCTAGCCGAAGAAGCGCGCGCCTTCAACCGGATTTACGTGGCGTCTGTGCATCCCGATTTGTCAGACGACGACATCAAGAGCGTGTTTGAGGCCTTCGGGAGAATCAAGTCTTGCACCCTGGCGCGGGACCCCACGACGGGAAAGCACAAAGGCTATGGCTTCATAG AATATGATAAGGCCCAGTCTGCGCAGGACGCCGTTTCCTCCATGAACCTTTTCGACTTGGGCGGGCAGTACCTGCGAGTGGGCAAAGCCGTCACGCCACCCATGCCCCTTCTGACCCCAGCGACGCCGGGCGGACTGCCTCCTGCTGCTGCCGTAGCCGCTGCAGCCGCCACTGCCAAAATCACAGCACAG GAAGCGGTAGCGGGAGCGTCTATTCTGGGAGCGATGACCGGCGGGTCGGGCCTGAACCTGCCCCAGCTTCCACAGGCCGTCATGGCTGCTCAGGCCCCAGGGGTCATTACAG GGGTGACGCCAGCCCGGCCCACGCTGCCTGTTGTGCCTCAGGTGGGCCTTGTGAACCCGGTGTTGGCCTCTCCGCCGTCACTGTCGGCAGCTGTGGCTGCAGCCCAAGAGGCAAAGAAGgaaaaagaagaggaggaagcCGCTCAAGACGGCACGGGCCAGGAGATGCTCAGTGAACAGGAGCACATGAGCATCTCGGGCAGCAGCGCCAGgcatatggtcatgcagaaacTGCTGAGAAAACAAGAG TCTACGGTTATGGTGCTCAGGAACATGGTTGGACCTGAAGACATCGATGATGATCTGGAAGGAGAAGTAACGGAGGAATGTGGGAAGTTCGGAGCCGTTAATAGAGTGATCATTTACCAGGAGAAGCAGGGTGAGGAGGAGGATGCCGAAGTCATTGTGAAGATCTTTGTAGAGTTTTCAGCAGCATCAGAAATGAACAAGGCCATTCAGGCGCTCAACAACCGCTGGTTCGGAGGTCGCAAGGTCATCGCTGAGGTGTACGATCAGGAACGGTTTGACAACAGTGACCTCTCCGCATAG
- the puf60a gene encoding poly(U)-binding-splicing factor PUF60a isoform X1, with product MAVAVSAVNGGEALMMENGQSTASKLGLPPLTPEQQEALQKAKKYAMEQSIKSVLVKQTLAHQQQQLSNLQLPNSLQMASLTMGFGDPLSPLQSVAAQRQRALAIMCRVYVGSIYYELGEDTIRQAFAPFGPIKSIDMSWDSVTLKHKGFAFVEYEVPEAAQLALEQMNSVMLGGRNIKVGRPSNIGQAQPIIDQLAEEARAFNRIYVASVHPDLSDDDIKSVFEAFGRIKSCTLARDPTTGKHKGYGFIEYDKAQSAQDAVSSMNLFDLGGQYLRVGKAVTPPMPLLTPATPGGLPPAAAVAAAAATAKITAQMAWNLSQPENRTEDFLNCLHLLVERFFSSSGLIDRLNQLSSEHEAVAGASILGAMTGGSGLNLPQLPQAVMAAQAPGVITGVTPARPTLPVVPQVGLVNPVLASPPSLSAAVAAAQEAKKEKEEEEAAQDGTGQEMLSEQEHMSISGSSARHMVMQKLLRKQESTVMVLRNMVGPEDIDDDLEGEVTEECGKFGAVNRVIIYQEKQGEEEDAEVIVKIFVEFSAASEMNKAIQALNNRWFGGRKVIAEVYDQERFDNSDLSA from the exons ATGGCGGTGGCTGTTTCAGCggtaaat GGAGGCGAGGCTCTGATGATGGAGAATGGACAGAGCACGGCCTCGAAGCTCGGCCTGCCGCCCCTCACCCCCGAACAGCAGGAGGCGCTGCAGAAG GCAAAGAAGTATGCCATGGAACAAAGCATCAAGAGTGTCCTGGTCAAACAGACCCTCGCCCATCAGCAGCAACAGCTCAGCAACCTACAG CTCCCTAATTCCCTTCAGATGGCCTCATTAACGATGGGCTTTGGAGATCCCCTCTCACCACTACAGTCT GTTGCAGCACAGAGGCAACGGGCATTAGCCATAATGTGCCGTGTTTATGTTGGGTCCATCTACTACGAGCTAGGAGAAGACACCATCAGACAGGCCTTTGCTCCTTTCGGTCCCATTAAGAGCATTGACATGTCCTGGGACTCTGTTACATTAAAACACAAG GGTTTTGCATTTGTAGAGTATGAAGTACCAGAAGCAGCACAGCTCGCTTTAGAACAGATGAACTCCGTTATGCTGGGTGGTAGAAACATTAAA GTGGGACGGCCGAGCAACATTGGTCAGGCTCAACCGATCATAGACCAGCTAGCCGAAGAAGCGCGCGCCTTCAACCGGATTTACGTGGCGTCTGTGCATCCCGATTTGTCAGACGACGACATCAAGAGCGTGTTTGAGGCCTTCGGGAGAATCAAGTCTTGCACCCTGGCGCGGGACCCCACGACGGGAAAGCACAAAGGCTATGGCTTCATAG AATATGATAAGGCCCAGTCTGCGCAGGACGCCGTTTCCTCCATGAACCTTTTCGACTTGGGCGGGCAGTACCTGCGAGTGGGCAAAGCCGTCACGCCACCCATGCCCCTTCTGACCCCAGCGACGCCGGGCGGACTGCCTCCTGCTGCTGCCGTAGCCGCTGCAGCCGCCACTGCCAAAATCACAGCACAG ATGGCATGGAATCTGTCCCAGCCGGAGAATCGGACAGAAGACTTCCTCAACTGTCTG CATCTGTTGGTGGAGCGATTTTTCTCCTCATCTGGCCTTATTGACAGACTGAACCAACTTTCATCCGAACAT GAAGCGGTAGCGGGAGCGTCTATTCTGGGAGCGATGACCGGCGGGTCGGGCCTGAACCTGCCCCAGCTTCCACAGGCCGTCATGGCTGCTCAGGCCCCAGGGGTCATTACAG GGGTGACGCCAGCCCGGCCCACGCTGCCTGTTGTGCCTCAGGTGGGCCTTGTGAACCCGGTGTTGGCCTCTCCGCCGTCACTGTCGGCAGCTGTGGCTGCAGCCCAAGAGGCAAAGAAGgaaaaagaagaggaggaagcCGCTCAAGACGGCACGGGCCAGGAGATGCTCAGTGAACAGGAGCACATGAGCATCTCGGGCAGCAGCGCCAGgcatatggtcatgcagaaacTGCTGAGAAAACAAGAG TCTACGGTTATGGTGCTCAGGAACATGGTTGGACCTGAAGACATCGATGATGATCTGGAAGGAGAAGTAACGGAGGAATGTGGGAAGTTCGGAGCCGTTAATAGAGTGATCATTTACCAGGAGAAGCAGGGTGAGGAGGAGGATGCCGAAGTCATTGTGAAGATCTTTGTAGAGTTTTCAGCAGCATCAGAAATGAACAAGGCCATTCAGGCGCTCAACAACCGCTGGTTCGGAGGTCGCAAGGTCATCGCTGAGGTGTACGATCAGGAACGGTTTGACAACAGTGACCTCTCCGCATAG
- the puf60a gene encoding poly(U)-binding-splicing factor PUF60a isoform X6, with protein MAVAVSAVNGGEALMMENGQSTASKLGLPPLTPEQQEALQKAKKYAMEQSIKSVLVKQTLAHQQQQLSNLQLPNSLQMASLTMGFGDPLSPLQSVAAQRQRALAIMCRVYVGSIYYELGEDTIRQAFAPFGPIKSIDMSWDSVTLKHKGFAFVEYEVPEAAQLALEQMNSVMLGGRNIKVGRPSNIGQAQPIIDQLAEEARAFNRIYVASVHPDLSDDDIKSVFEAFGRIKSCTLARDPTTGKHKGYGFIEYDKAQSAQDAVSSMNLFDLGGQYLRVGKAVTPPMPLLTPATPGGLPPAAAVAAAAATAKITAQEAVAGASILGAMTGGSGLNLPQLPQAVMAAQAPGVITGVTPARPTLPVVPQVGLVNPVLASPPSLSAAVAAAQEAKKEKEEEEAAQDGTGQEMLSEQEHMSISGSSARHMVMQKLLRKQESTVMVLRNMVGPEDIDDDLEGEVTEECGKFGAVNRVIIYQEKQGEEEDAEVIVKIFVEFSAASEMNKAIQALNNRWFGGRKVIAEVYDQERFDNSDLSA; from the exons ATGGCGGTGGCTGTTTCAGCggtaaat GGAGGCGAGGCTCTGATGATGGAGAATGGACAGAGCACGGCCTCGAAGCTCGGCCTGCCGCCCCTCACCCCCGAACAGCAGGAGGCGCTGCAGAAG GCAAAGAAGTATGCCATGGAACAAAGCATCAAGAGTGTCCTGGTCAAACAGACCCTCGCCCATCAGCAGCAACAGCTCAGCAACCTACAG CTCCCTAATTCCCTTCAGATGGCCTCATTAACGATGGGCTTTGGAGATCCCCTCTCACCACTACAGTCT GTTGCAGCACAGAGGCAACGGGCATTAGCCATAATGTGCCGTGTTTATGTTGGGTCCATCTACTACGAGCTAGGAGAAGACACCATCAGACAGGCCTTTGCTCCTTTCGGTCCCATTAAGAGCATTGACATGTCCTGGGACTCTGTTACATTAAAACACAAG GGTTTTGCATTTGTAGAGTATGAAGTACCAGAAGCAGCACAGCTCGCTTTAGAACAGATGAACTCCGTTATGCTGGGTGGTAGAAACATTAAA GTGGGACGGCCGAGCAACATTGGTCAGGCTCAACCGATCATAGACCAGCTAGCCGAAGAAGCGCGCGCCTTCAACCGGATTTACGTGGCGTCTGTGCATCCCGATTTGTCAGACGACGACATCAAGAGCGTGTTTGAGGCCTTCGGGAGAATCAAGTCTTGCACCCTGGCGCGGGACCCCACGACGGGAAAGCACAAAGGCTATGGCTTCATAG AATATGATAAGGCCCAGTCTGCGCAGGACGCCGTTTCCTCCATGAACCTTTTCGACTTGGGCGGGCAGTACCTGCGAGTGGGCAAAGCCGTCACGCCACCCATGCCCCTTCTGACCCCAGCGACGCCGGGCGGACTGCCTCCTGCTGCTGCCGTAGCCGCTGCAGCCGCCACTGCCAAAATCACAGCACAG GAAGCGGTAGCGGGAGCGTCTATTCTGGGAGCGATGACCGGCGGGTCGGGCCTGAACCTGCCCCAGCTTCCACAGGCCGTCATGGCTGCTCAGGCCCCAGGGGTCATTACAG GGGTGACGCCAGCCCGGCCCACGCTGCCTGTTGTGCCTCAGGTGGGCCTTGTGAACCCGGTGTTGGCCTCTCCGCCGTCACTGTCGGCAGCTGTGGCTGCAGCCCAAGAGGCAAAGAAGgaaaaagaagaggaggaagcCGCTCAAGACGGCACGGGCCAGGAGATGCTCAGTGAACAGGAGCACATGAGCATCTCGGGCAGCAGCGCCAGgcatatggtcatgcagaaacTGCTGAGAAAACAAGAG TCTACGGTTATGGTGCTCAGGAACATGGTTGGACCTGAAGACATCGATGATGATCTGGAAGGAGAAGTAACGGAGGAATGTGGGAAGTTCGGAGCCGTTAATAGAGTGATCATTTACCAGGAGAAGCAGGGTGAGGAGGAGGATGCCGAAGTCATTGTGAAGATCTTTGTAGAGTTTTCAGCAGCATCAGAAATGAACAAGGCCATTCAGGCGCTCAACAACCGCTGGTTCGGAGGTCGCAAGGTCATCGCTGAGGTGTACGATCAGGAACGGTTTGACAACAGTGACCTCTCCGCATAG
- the puf60a gene encoding poly(U)-binding-splicing factor PUF60a isoform X4 gives MAVAVSAVNGGEALMMENGQSTASKLGLPPLTPEQQEALQKAKKYAMEQSIKSVLVKQTLAHQQQQLSNLQLPNSLQMASLTMGFGDPLSPLQSVAAQRQRALAIMCRVYVGSIYYELGEDTIRQAFAPFGPIKSIDMSWDSVTLKHKGFAFVEYEVPEAAQLALEQMNSVMLGGRNIKVGRPSNIGQAQPIIDQLAEEARAFNRIYVASVHPDLSDDDIKSVFEAFGRIKSCTLARDPTTGKHKGYGFIEYDKAQSAQDAVSSMNLFDLGGQYLRVGKAVTPPMPLLTPATPGGLPPAAAVAAAAATAKITAQHLLVERFFSSSGLIDRLNQLSSEHEAVAGASILGAMTGGSGLNLPQLPQAVMAAQAPGVITGVTPARPTLPVVPQVGLVNPVLASPPSLSAAVAAAQEAKKEKEEEEAAQDGTGQEMLSEQEHMSISGSSARHMVMQKLLRKQESTVMVLRNMVGPEDIDDDLEGEVTEECGKFGAVNRVIIYQEKQGEEEDAEVIVKIFVEFSAASEMNKAIQALNNRWFGGRKVIAEVYDQERFDNSDLSA, from the exons ATGGCGGTGGCTGTTTCAGCggtaaat GGAGGCGAGGCTCTGATGATGGAGAATGGACAGAGCACGGCCTCGAAGCTCGGCCTGCCGCCCCTCACCCCCGAACAGCAGGAGGCGCTGCAGAAG GCAAAGAAGTATGCCATGGAACAAAGCATCAAGAGTGTCCTGGTCAAACAGACCCTCGCCCATCAGCAGCAACAGCTCAGCAACCTACAG CTCCCTAATTCCCTTCAGATGGCCTCATTAACGATGGGCTTTGGAGATCCCCTCTCACCACTACAGTCT GTTGCAGCACAGAGGCAACGGGCATTAGCCATAATGTGCCGTGTTTATGTTGGGTCCATCTACTACGAGCTAGGAGAAGACACCATCAGACAGGCCTTTGCTCCTTTCGGTCCCATTAAGAGCATTGACATGTCCTGGGACTCTGTTACATTAAAACACAAG GGTTTTGCATTTGTAGAGTATGAAGTACCAGAAGCAGCACAGCTCGCTTTAGAACAGATGAACTCCGTTATGCTGGGTGGTAGAAACATTAAA GTGGGACGGCCGAGCAACATTGGTCAGGCTCAACCGATCATAGACCAGCTAGCCGAAGAAGCGCGCGCCTTCAACCGGATTTACGTGGCGTCTGTGCATCCCGATTTGTCAGACGACGACATCAAGAGCGTGTTTGAGGCCTTCGGGAGAATCAAGTCTTGCACCCTGGCGCGGGACCCCACGACGGGAAAGCACAAAGGCTATGGCTTCATAG AATATGATAAGGCCCAGTCTGCGCAGGACGCCGTTTCCTCCATGAACCTTTTCGACTTGGGCGGGCAGTACCTGCGAGTGGGCAAAGCCGTCACGCCACCCATGCCCCTTCTGACCCCAGCGACGCCGGGCGGACTGCCTCCTGCTGCTGCCGTAGCCGCTGCAGCCGCCACTGCCAAAATCACAGCACAG CATCTGTTGGTGGAGCGATTTTTCTCCTCATCTGGCCTTATTGACAGACTGAACCAACTTTCATCCGAACAT GAAGCGGTAGCGGGAGCGTCTATTCTGGGAGCGATGACCGGCGGGTCGGGCCTGAACCTGCCCCAGCTTCCACAGGCCGTCATGGCTGCTCAGGCCCCAGGGGTCATTACAG GGGTGACGCCAGCCCGGCCCACGCTGCCTGTTGTGCCTCAGGTGGGCCTTGTGAACCCGGTGTTGGCCTCTCCGCCGTCACTGTCGGCAGCTGTGGCTGCAGCCCAAGAGGCAAAGAAGgaaaaagaagaggaggaagcCGCTCAAGACGGCACGGGCCAGGAGATGCTCAGTGAACAGGAGCACATGAGCATCTCGGGCAGCAGCGCCAGgcatatggtcatgcagaaacTGCTGAGAAAACAAGAG TCTACGGTTATGGTGCTCAGGAACATGGTTGGACCTGAAGACATCGATGATGATCTGGAAGGAGAAGTAACGGAGGAATGTGGGAAGTTCGGAGCCGTTAATAGAGTGATCATTTACCAGGAGAAGCAGGGTGAGGAGGAGGATGCCGAAGTCATTGTGAAGATCTTTGTAGAGTTTTCAGCAGCATCAGAAATGAACAAGGCCATTCAGGCGCTCAACAACCGCTGGTTCGGAGGTCGCAAGGTCATCGCTGAGGTGTACGATCAGGAACGGTTTGACAACAGTGACCTCTCCGCATAG
- the puf60a gene encoding poly(U)-binding-splicing factor PUF60a isoform X3, whose protein sequence is MMENGQSTASKLGLPPLTPEQQEALQKAKKYAMEQSIKSVLVKQTLAHQQQQLSNLQLPNSLQMASLTMGFGDPLSPLQSVAAQRQRALAIMCRVYVGSIYYELGEDTIRQAFAPFGPIKSIDMSWDSVTLKHKGFAFVEYEVPEAAQLALEQMNSVMLGGRNIKVGRPSNIGQAQPIIDQLAEEARAFNRIYVASVHPDLSDDDIKSVFEAFGRIKSCTLARDPTTGKHKGYGFIEYDKAQSAQDAVSSMNLFDLGGQYLRVGKAVTPPMPLLTPATPGGLPPAAAVAAAAATAKITAQMAWNLSQPENRTEDFLNCLHLLVERFFSSSGLIDRLNQLSSEHEAVAGASILGAMTGGSGLNLPQLPQAVMAAQAPGVITGVTPARPTLPVVPQVGLVNPVLASPPSLSAAVAAAQEAKKEKEEEEAAQDGTGQEMLSEQEHMSISGSSARHMVMQKLLRKQESTVMVLRNMVGPEDIDDDLEGEVTEECGKFGAVNRVIIYQEKQGEEEDAEVIVKIFVEFSAASEMNKAIQALNNRWFGGRKVIAEVYDQERFDNSDLSA, encoded by the exons ATGATGGAGAATGGACAGAGCACGGCCTCGAAGCTCGGCCTGCCGCCCCTCACCCCCGAACAGCAGGAGGCGCTGCAGAAG GCAAAGAAGTATGCCATGGAACAAAGCATCAAGAGTGTCCTGGTCAAACAGACCCTCGCCCATCAGCAGCAACAGCTCAGCAACCTACAG CTCCCTAATTCCCTTCAGATGGCCTCATTAACGATGGGCTTTGGAGATCCCCTCTCACCACTACAGTCT GTTGCAGCACAGAGGCAACGGGCATTAGCCATAATGTGCCGTGTTTATGTTGGGTCCATCTACTACGAGCTAGGAGAAGACACCATCAGACAGGCCTTTGCTCCTTTCGGTCCCATTAAGAGCATTGACATGTCCTGGGACTCTGTTACATTAAAACACAAG GGTTTTGCATTTGTAGAGTATGAAGTACCAGAAGCAGCACAGCTCGCTTTAGAACAGATGAACTCCGTTATGCTGGGTGGTAGAAACATTAAA GTGGGACGGCCGAGCAACATTGGTCAGGCTCAACCGATCATAGACCAGCTAGCCGAAGAAGCGCGCGCCTTCAACCGGATTTACGTGGCGTCTGTGCATCCCGATTTGTCAGACGACGACATCAAGAGCGTGTTTGAGGCCTTCGGGAGAATCAAGTCTTGCACCCTGGCGCGGGACCCCACGACGGGAAAGCACAAAGGCTATGGCTTCATAG AATATGATAAGGCCCAGTCTGCGCAGGACGCCGTTTCCTCCATGAACCTTTTCGACTTGGGCGGGCAGTACCTGCGAGTGGGCAAAGCCGTCACGCCACCCATGCCCCTTCTGACCCCAGCGACGCCGGGCGGACTGCCTCCTGCTGCTGCCGTAGCCGCTGCAGCCGCCACTGCCAAAATCACAGCACAG ATGGCATGGAATCTGTCCCAGCCGGAGAATCGGACAGAAGACTTCCTCAACTGTCTG CATCTGTTGGTGGAGCGATTTTTCTCCTCATCTGGCCTTATTGACAGACTGAACCAACTTTCATCCGAACAT GAAGCGGTAGCGGGAGCGTCTATTCTGGGAGCGATGACCGGCGGGTCGGGCCTGAACCTGCCCCAGCTTCCACAGGCCGTCATGGCTGCTCAGGCCCCAGGGGTCATTACAG GGGTGACGCCAGCCCGGCCCACGCTGCCTGTTGTGCCTCAGGTGGGCCTTGTGAACCCGGTGTTGGCCTCTCCGCCGTCACTGTCGGCAGCTGTGGCTGCAGCCCAAGAGGCAAAGAAGgaaaaagaagaggaggaagcCGCTCAAGACGGCACGGGCCAGGAGATGCTCAGTGAACAGGAGCACATGAGCATCTCGGGCAGCAGCGCCAGgcatatggtcatgcagaaacTGCTGAGAAAACAAGAG TCTACGGTTATGGTGCTCAGGAACATGGTTGGACCTGAAGACATCGATGATGATCTGGAAGGAGAAGTAACGGAGGAATGTGGGAAGTTCGGAGCCGTTAATAGAGTGATCATTTACCAGGAGAAGCAGGGTGAGGAGGAGGATGCCGAAGTCATTGTGAAGATCTTTGTAGAGTTTTCAGCAGCATCAGAAATGAACAAGGCCATTCAGGCGCTCAACAACCGCTGGTTCGGAGGTCGCAAGGTCATCGCTGAGGTGTACGATCAGGAACGGTTTGACAACAGTGACCTCTCCGCATAG